The following proteins come from a genomic window of Gossypium raimondii isolate GPD5lz chromosome 5, ASM2569854v1, whole genome shotgun sequence:
- the LOC105767169 gene encoding putative pentatricopeptide repeat-containing protein At1g12700, mitochondrial isoform X3: MKHYAIVVSKYRQIELLGVSHNVYSMNILINCFCQLGRIDFGFSVLGKMLKLGVEPTAVTFSTLINGLCNPSKISEAVCMFDEMTEKEYQPNLIVYNTVLKGLCKTGNTDRAVRFLRLMESRGFEPNIVAYSTVIDCLCKNGLLQEALNLLSEMKVKGIRPNIITYTCLIHGMCNSGQQEEATRLLNEMLDNNISLNIVTYNTLVDALCKEGTISKAVEIVDTMRKQGIEPDVVTYNTLVDAHCKEGMVSEAEDIVDEMIKRGIEPDVVTYSALINAHCLQNEMDKARRVFNLMIEKGCAPNIVTYSTMINGYCKGKTGHIEEALKLFQAMRNSGLELDIVPYNILIDELCKAGHIEFAKELFHQLSDNGLKPDVVTYCTMINGLCKEGLPDEAYRLFGSMGDNDFLPNSCCYNL; the protein is encoded by the exons ATGAAACATTATGCCATTGTTGTTTCTAAGTATAGACAGATCGAATTATTGGGAGTTTCCCATAATGTTTATTCTATGAACATCTTGATTAATTGCTTTTGTCAATTAGGTCgaattgattttgggttttctgTTTTGGGGAAAATGCTGAAGTTAGGTGTTGAGCCTACTGCTGTAACTTTTTCAACTTTGATAAATGGGCTTTGTAATCCAAGTAAGATTTCTGAGGCCGTTTGTATGTTCGATGAAATGACTGAAAAAGAGTATCAACCTAATTTGATTGTTTACAATACAGTACTTAAGGGGTTGTGTAAGACCGGCAATACTGATAGAGCTGTTAGGTTTCTAAGGTTGATGGAAAGCAGAGGTTTTGAACCTAATATTGTAGCATATAGCACTGTCATTGACTGCCTTTGTAAGAACGGTTTGTTACAGGAGGCTCTCAATCTCTTATCTGAAATGAAGGTTAAGGGCATTAGACCAAATATCATTACTTACACTTGCTTAATTCATGGTATGTGTAATTCAGGCCAGCAGGAGGAGGCAACAAGGCTCTTGAATGAAATGTTGGATAACAATATTTCACTTAATATTGTCACGTATAATACATTGGTTGATGCTCTTTGCAAGGAAGGAACGATTTCTAAAGCTGTAGAGATCGTTGACACAATGAGAAAGCAAGGCATTGAGCCTGATGTTGTCACGTATAATACATTGGTTGATGCGCATTGCAAGGAAGGGATGGTCTCTGAAGCTGAGGATATAGTTGATGAAATGATAAAGCGAGGCATTGAGCCTGATGTTGTTACCTATAGTGCATTAATTAATGCGCATTGCTTGCAGAATGAAATGGATAAAGCTAGAAGAGTTTTCAACTTGATGATTGAGAAGGGTTGTGCACCTAATATAGTTACTTACAGCACCATGATCAATGGATATTGCAAAG GCAAAACAGGTCATATTGAGGAGGCATTGAAACTTTTTCAAGCAATGCGAAACAGTGGGTTGGAACTTGATATTGTCCCATATAATATCCTAATTGATGAGTTGTGCAAAGCTGGGCATATCGAATTTGCCAAGGAATTATTTCATCAACTCTCAGACAATGGTTTAAAACCCGATGTTGTCACATATTGTACAATGATTAATGGACTGTGTAAAGAGGGATTGCCAGATGAAGCATACAGGTTGTTTGGGAGCATGGGAGATAATGACTTTTTGCCTAATAGCTGCTGTTATAACTTATAA